The window CCTCAGCCATGGGGGTCCTTTCGGGGTCGTGCCCGCGGGCCCGTCGCTCCGGTGCAGGGAAGCGACGGGCCCGCGGTGTTCTCAGCTGCCGAGCGGCGCGGGGACACTGTCCACGGTGACCGTGCCCCGGTCGCCGTCGACCGTGATGACCATGCCGTCCCGCAGCCGTCGCGTCCCGCTCTCGACGGAGATGACGGCCGGGATGCCCAGCTCACGGCAGACCACCACGGCGTGGCTGTTGAGCGCGCCCACATCCACGACGGCCGCACCGGCGACCAGGAACAGCGGGGTCCAGGCCGCGTCCGTGATCGGCGCGACGAGCACCTCGCCGGGCTCCAGCGCCTCGCACGAGGCAGGGTCGGTGACCACCCGCACCTTGCCGGTGTACGTGCCGTGGCTGCCGCCCACACCTCCGAGCACATCACCAGCGACGGCCGCCGGCGTCCGCTCCTCGGCGCGTCGAGGCCAGGTGTCGATCTCGGTCTGCGCGTCGTCGGCGACGAAGAACGGCGGCTCCAGCTCGTGCAGGCCCGCGTACTCCTGCAGCCGCTGTGCGATCACAGGGCCGAAGGACTCCGGGGCGGCGACATAGTCGTCGAGTTCGGTGTCCAGGAGCATCATCACGTCCTCGGGCCGGTCGAAGAGCCCCGCATCGACGCCGCGGCGGCCCAGTTCCCGTACGGCCATGCGGATCTCGTTGACGACGGTGACGCAGTTCGCCTTGGTGCGCTCGCGGGCCGGGATCCACACCTGGGAGGCGTGCATGCCGGCGTCGAACACGGGCCGCGTCTCCTCGGGCAGCGCGGCCCGGATCTCCCGCGCCGTACGCTCACGCCCCTCGGCCAGCCGCTCCTGGCGGGCGGCGGGGGAGTCGTCGTCGGGACTGTGCCGGATCCGGTCGACCAGGGCCAGCGCCTGGACGGGCGAGGCCTCCCAGGACAGGGCGTGGATGTCCCACTCGTTGGGGCCGCGATCGCCGGACTCCGCCAGGAATTCCTCGAAGGAGTCACGGAACGCCTTCACATCGCCGCTCGCTCCGTCGAGCGCCTGTTCGACCGCGGCCGAACCCCGGTCGAACAGCGCGCTCAGCTCGGCCGAGGCCGCCACCTGCCGGGACAGGGTCCACAGGCCGGTCGAGGGAGAGGCGGAGTCGACGTCGCCGAGACCGCCGATCAGGTCGAGCATGGCGCCGGGGCGGTCCACGCTCGCGCACAGCGGACCGAGGATCGCCGGTCCGACGGACGCGGGCAGCGATGACTCGACGTGCCGCTGGAAGGTCGTCTCCACCTCGTCCAGCAACGACCGTGCGTGCGCCACCAGTGCGGCGTCGGACAGCTGTGTCAGGTCGGGGCGTGAGCGGCGCAGGGCGCGCAGCCGTTCCCGGTCGGCGTCGGCTTCCGGGAAGCCGGCCTGGCCGAGCATCCGCTGGAGCGTCCCGCCCGCCTTGGCGGTCAGCTCCTCGTCCTGGTCGTCCGGGTGTGCCACGTACACCGGCGTGTCGGAGCGCTGTCCGACGAAGGCCGCGTCGATCTGGTCCGCTGTCTGGCCCATACGGATGCCGAACAGCCGCATGTGGGACAGGTTGAGGTAGAAGTGGCCGCCGAACATGCCGACGAACGGCGGTCGGGGCCCGGCCACCTCCTCCTCGCGGTAGATGCCGAACCCGACGAAGCCGTGGCGCCAGCCCTGCAGGCCCCGCCCCCAGACGAGGGTCCAGCCCAGCGGGCTGGCGGGTTCCGGCAGGGTCTCGCCCGCGTTGGCCCGGGTGTAGTGCGGCAGCCGCTCACTGCGCTGCCAGTCCGTGATCCAGCTCTTCATGACCGAGGTCTCCCGCTGTCCGTACCCGTGCCTGCCCCTGCCCGTCCTTCGCCTACCACTGCGCTGTTCCGCCGTCGACGCTGATCAGCGTGCCGGTGATACCCGCCCCCGCGTCGCTCGCGAGCAGCGAGGCGACCGCCGCGACCTGCTCCACGGTGGTGATCTCCTTGGTGGCGGCATGCTCGGCGAACCGGCCCAGCCACTCCTCGTACGAGATGCCCTCGGCCTCCGCCGCGGCGGGACCCGCGGCCCGCATGAGGTCGGTGTCTACGGCGCCGGGGCAGATGGCGTTGCAGGTGATGCCCTGGGTGCCGTACTCGAAGGCGGTCGCCTTGGTCAGGCCGTGGATGGCGTGCTTGTTGGTGATGTAGTGGCTGATCGCGGGCTTGTTGGCCTGCTTGCCCTCCACCGACGAGATGTTGATGATGCGGCCCCAGCCGCCTTCCAGCATCTTCGGCAGCGCCCGGCGGGTGCCGTAGAAGTAGCCGTTGACGTTCAGGTTGAGGGCGTTGTGCCACGCCTCGTCGCTGAGCTGGTGGATGGGGGCGAAGCCGGAGCTGCCGCCGACGTTGTTGACCCAGATGTCGAGTCTGCCGAAGCGCTCGGCGGCGAAGTCGGCGAGTCCTTCGATGTCCTGCTGACTGTTGGCGTCGCAGGGGTGGAAGACGGCCCGGTCCCCGGCGCCCATCTCTTCCAGGGCCTGCTTGCCCTTGACCTCCGAACGGCCGCTGACCACGACCGTCGCGCCGTCGGCCAAAAAGGCCTCGGCGATGGCGCGGCCGATGCTGCGCGTGCTGCCCGTGATCACCGCGACACGTCCGTCGAGGCTGCCCGTAGCCACCATGGTGTTCTCCCGCGAGTCTTGTTGGTTGTTCACCTGGTGGCTCTGGGGGCTGCTGTGGCGCCTCTGTCCAGGTGCTGATGAATGGTGCGGTGGAAGTGCTGGAGTCCGGGCTCGTTGCGTCCGAAGACGAAGTCGGTCCCGGCCAGGGCCTTCAGACCCTGCTGGACTCCGTAGGTGGTCGCGTAGTCCTCGTCGCGGACCACCTCGTGGAACCACTCGCCGAACCGGTCGGCGGTCTGGCGTTCCTCCTCGGTGACCGCCGGTTCCCGCAGCAGGATGATCTGCTGGGTCACCGACTCGGTCGCCGTCCGGGGGAGCACCAGGGACACGGCGATCTTCTGGCGCCAGCCGCCGGCGATCGCGAGGCCCGGGAAGAGCCAGTAGATGGGGCCGACACAGTCCCCGGGATCGCGCTGGTCCGGCGGCAGGTCGACCGCCTGCGCGATGGGGCGCAGGGCCGGTGCGATGCGCTGGTGGGGGCCCCAGGTGTCGTGGGCCATCATGTTGGAGAGGTTCGTCTCGAACACCGTCTTCGGGTGCAGCGAGGCGAAGTGGTACGTCTCCAGATAGCCGTCGAGGGTGACCTTCCAGTTGGGACTGGTCAGCTCGCCGGTGGAGTAGTGGTGGCACTCCGCCAGCCGCAGGCCCTCCAGCAGTGGCAGCAGGTCGCCCAGCCAGCCGTCCAGGTCGGGCTCGGCCGCCGGGTCAAGCGAGACGAAGACGATCCCCGCGCGCTCCCCGGCCGGGAGCCGGACGAGGCTGCGGCCCTCGCGCGGAACCTCGCCGAAGGTCTTCTCCGCGTACACGCCCCGCAGCTCGCCGGCCAGGTCGTACGACCAGGAGTGGTAGGGGCAGGTGAGCCGCTTCGACACCCCGCAGCCGGGTTCGAGGAGCTTGGCCCCTCGGTGCCGGCAGGCGTTGATCATCGCGTGCACGGTGCCCTGCCGGTCGCGGGTGATCAGCACGGGGATGCCGAGCACGTCGATCGCCTTGTACGTGTTCGGCCCGGGAAGCTCGCTGGACATGGCGAGCGGCAGGGGAACGCTGCGGTGGACGGCGTCCATCTCGCGCCGCCAGCGGTCGGCGTCCAGGTAGTTGGCGACCGGTTCCGTCCGCTGGCCGTCCGCCTCGTGCGTGGTGTTGTCGCGGTAGTGCTTCATCACCCGCTCGACGAGTTCGGCCGCCTCCCGCCGCATCGTCAGGGACGCGGCGTCGGTGGACCGGTCCTGGCTGATCCACGACGAGTATTCGGGGGTGGCGGGGGCCGATGGAGCCGAGGCCGGTGACCTGCGCTCGGCGCCTGTCTCCCGAATCTCCGGCGAACTGGTCTGGACCACGATGTCCTCACAATCCTCCCAGCCGCGAGCCGGTGACCGGCTCATGAATGCGACAGCTGGGTTGTGTCCGAAACGACAACAGGACTTAGTGTGCTCTGTCAATAGAAAGTGTCGAAGTCGCCGCTCGGTGTCCCGTGGGGGTGGGTGTGATGGTCATGACCCGGCCGTTCGAAGTGGGTGTGGTGGTGCGGGACCTGGCACTGATGGAGCGCTTCTACTGCGCCGCCATCGGCTGTCATGCCGAGCGCCGTTCGCGCGTACCGGATTCCATCGGCGGTCCGGCCGGGCTCGGCGGCGAACTGGTGGTCGTCTGGCTGGGGGTGCCCTCCGGGGGGTGTGTCAAGTTGATCCTTCCCCGGTCGGCGCCGGTAGCGGCGCATGCGGCGCCCTCACCGGCCGGACGTCCGGGGCTGTCGTACCTCACCTTCCACTTCGACGACATGGACCCCGTGGTGGCGGCACTGAAGGCCGCGGGTGCCCGGCCCCTTTCGGACCCGGTCGTCGTCCGGGCGCGCGGCCGGCGCATCAGCTTCTGGGCCGATCCGGAGGGCAACGTCGTGGAGTTGGTGGACGCGCGGACCGACAACCCGCAGCCGGGGCATAGTAATTAGAGACACTGTTCAGTAAGGTGCCCTCAGTTGGTTACTGTAGACCAGCAAAAGTAAGTCCGATTGCTTGGCAACCTCCCTCGGACGAAGGGGCGGACGATGGCTCAACGAGCGTCAACGGCGTCGAAGAAATCCCCGCAGGTCAGCGCGCAGGTCATCAGGGACCTGCACGAGCGCATGGTGCGCATCCGGCTGTTCGAGACCGAGGCGGGCAAACTCATGGAGGCGGGCAAACTGCCCGGCTTCCTGCACCTCTACGTCGGTCAGGAAGCCGTGGCCGCCGGCGTGATGGCAGCCCTGCGCGACGACGACCAGATCACCTCCACCCACCGCGGCCACGGACACGCCGTGGCCAAGGGCGTCGGCTTCCGCGAGATGTACGCCGAGCTGTACGGCCGGGTCACCGGCGCGTGCCTCGGCCGCGGCGGGAGCATGCACATCAACGACCTCAGCCGCGGCATGCTCGGCGCCAACGGCATCGTCGGCGCCGGCGTCCCCATCGCCGTGGGCGCCGCCTTCGCCGCCCGCTACAAGGGCGAGGACAGCGTCGCCGTGACCTTCTTCGGTGACGGCGCCACCAACATCGGTGCCTGGCACGAGGGCGCCAACATGGCCGCGATCCTCGGCCTGCCCGTGGTCTTCGTCTGCGAGAACAACGGCTATGCGGAGTTCACCCCGCAGTCCGGGCACATGCTGCTCACCGATGTCGCCGACCGGGCCGCCGCCTACGGCATGCCCAGCGTGATCGTCGACGGCATGGACGCGGTCGCCGTCCACCGCGCCGCCGCCGAAGCCGTCGAACGGGCCCGACGCGGCGAGGGTCCGATGATGATCGAGGCCAAGACCTACCGCTTCTTCGACCACCAGGGCGTCAAGGGACTGCGGCACCCCTACCGCTCGGACGAGGAGGTCGCCGAGTGGAAGACCCGCGACCCCATCGACCTGATCGAGGCCCGGGTCGTCGCCGACGGCACCGCGACCCGTGCGGAGCTGGACGACGTATGGCAGCGCACGCGCGACGAGATCGCCGAAGCCATCGCGTACGCCGAGGCGAGCCCGCTGCCCGACCCCGCCGACCTGCTGCTCAACGTCTACTCGGGATGACCGCCATGACCACGATCACCGAAGCGCCGGCCGTCGCCACGCGCAAACTCACCTACGTCAAGGCCTTCAACGAGGGTCTCGCGCAGGCCATGCGCGAGGACGAGAACGTCTTCGTCGCCGGCGAGGACGTGGCCGGCTACGGCGGCGTCTTCCGCATGTTCGACAACCTGCTCGACGAGTTCGGCCCCCGCCGCATGATCGACACCCCGATCTCCGAAGCCGCCCTGGTCGGTCTCGGTGTGGGGGCCGCCGCCCGGGGACTGCGTCCCGTCGTCGACCTGATGTTCATGGACTTCATCGGCGTCTGCCTCGACCAGATCGTCAACCAGGCCGCCAAGATGAAGTACATGTTCGGCGGCGCGCTGTCCGTGCCGCTCACCATCACCACCGCCTCCGGCGCGGGTCTCGGCGCCGCGGCACAGCACAGCCAGAGCCTGGAGGCCTGGCTGGCCCACGTGCCGGGCCTCAAGGTGGTGATGCCCTGCGACGCCTACACCGCCAAGGGCCTGACCGTCTCCGCCATCCGGGACGACAACCCGGTCGTCATCATGCTCAACAAGGTCCTGCTCGGCAGCACCAGCGAGGTGCCCGAGGAGATCTACGCCATCCCGCTGGGGCAGGCGCACACCGCACGGCAGGGCTCCGACGTCACCGTGATCGCCCTCG of the Streptomyces aurantiacus genome contains:
- a CDS encoding PEP-utilizing enzyme — translated: MKSWITDWQRSERLPHYTRANAGETLPEPASPLGWTLVWGRGLQGWRHGFVGFGIYREEEVAGPRPPFVGMFGGHFYLNLSHMRLFGIRMGQTADQIDAAFVGQRSDTPVYVAHPDDQDEELTAKAGGTLQRMLGQAGFPEADADRERLRALRRSRPDLTQLSDAALVAHARSLLDEVETTFQRHVESSLPASVGPAILGPLCASVDRPGAMLDLIGGLGDVDSASPSTGLWTLSRQVAASAELSALFDRGSAAVEQALDGASGDVKAFRDSFEEFLAESGDRGPNEWDIHALSWEASPVQALALVDRIRHSPDDDSPAARQERLAEGRERTAREIRAALPEETRPVFDAGMHASQVWIPARERTKANCVTVVNEIRMAVRELGRRGVDAGLFDRPEDVMMLLDTELDDYVAAPESFGPVIAQRLQEYAGLHELEPPFFVADDAQTEIDTWPRRAEERTPAAVAGDVLGGVGGSHGTYTGKVRVVTDPASCEALEPGEVLVAPITDAAWTPLFLVAGAAVVDVGALNSHAVVVCRELGIPAVISVESGTRRLRDGMVITVDGDRGTVTVDSVPAPLGS
- a CDS encoding SDR family NAD(P)-dependent oxidoreductase; this translates as MNNQQDSRENTMVATGSLDGRVAVITGSTRSIGRAIAEAFLADGATVVVSGRSEVKGKQALEEMGAGDRAVFHPCDANSQQDIEGLADFAAERFGRLDIWVNNVGGSSGFAPIHQLSDEAWHNALNLNVNGYFYGTRRALPKMLEGGWGRIINISSVEGKQANKPAISHYITNKHAIHGLTKATAFEYGTQGITCNAICPGAVDTDLMRAAGPAAAEAEGISYEEWLGRFAEHAATKEITTVEQVAAVASLLASDAGAGITGTLISVDGGTAQW
- a CDS encoding aromatic ring-hydroxylating oxygenase subunit alpha, translating into MVQTSSPEIRETGAERRSPASAPSAPATPEYSSWISQDRSTDAASLTMRREAAELVERVMKHYRDNTTHEADGQRTEPVANYLDADRWRREMDAVHRSVPLPLAMSSELPGPNTYKAIDVLGIPVLITRDRQGTVHAMINACRHRGAKLLEPGCGVSKRLTCPYHSWSYDLAGELRGVYAEKTFGEVPREGRSLVRLPAGERAGIVFVSLDPAAEPDLDGWLGDLLPLLEGLRLAECHHYSTGELTSPNWKVTLDGYLETYHFASLHPKTVFETNLSNMMAHDTWGPHQRIAPALRPIAQAVDLPPDQRDPGDCVGPIYWLFPGLAIAGGWRQKIAVSLVLPRTATESVTQQIILLREPAVTEEERQTADRFGEWFHEVVRDEDYATTYGVQQGLKALAGTDFVFGRNEPGLQHFHRTIHQHLDRGATAAPRATR
- a CDS encoding VOC family protein, giving the protein MTRPFEVGVVVRDLALMERFYCAAIGCHAERRSRVPDSIGGPAGLGGELVVVWLGVPSGGCVKLILPRSAPVAAHAAPSPAGRPGLSYLTFHFDDMDPVVAALKAAGARPLSDPVVVRARGRRISFWADPEGNVVELVDARTDNPQPGHSN
- a CDS encoding thiamine pyrophosphate-dependent dehydrogenase E1 component subunit alpha, translating into MAQRASTASKKSPQVSAQVIRDLHERMVRIRLFETEAGKLMEAGKLPGFLHLYVGQEAVAAGVMAALRDDDQITSTHRGHGHAVAKGVGFREMYAELYGRVTGACLGRGGSMHINDLSRGMLGANGIVGAGVPIAVGAAFAARYKGEDSVAVTFFGDGATNIGAWHEGANMAAILGLPVVFVCENNGYAEFTPQSGHMLLTDVADRAAAYGMPSVIVDGMDAVAVHRAAAEAVERARRGEGPMMIEAKTYRFFDHQGVKGLRHPYRSDEEVAEWKTRDPIDLIEARVVADGTATRAELDDVWQRTRDEIAEAIAYAEASPLPDPADLLLNVYSG
- a CDS encoding alpha-ketoacid dehydrogenase subunit beta; translated protein: MTTITEAPAVATRKLTYVKAFNEGLAQAMREDENVFVAGEDVAGYGGVFRMFDNLLDEFGPRRMIDTPISEAALVGLGVGAAARGLRPVVDLMFMDFIGVCLDQIVNQAAKMKYMFGGALSVPLTITTASGAGLGAAAQHSQSLEAWLAHVPGLKVVMPCDAYTAKGLTVSAIRDDNPVVIMLNKVLLGSTSEVPEEIYAIPLGQAHTARQGSDVTVIALGRMVGEALAAADELAAEGVEVEVIDPRTAQPLDTETMFASVRRTNRVLVVHEAVTFGGLGAEIAAQIQDVVFDYLDAPVLRIGAPFSPVPFSPVLEKAYVPDRARIAQGCRRLLERS